agaatattaaatttgaagaaatatttcatcaaaGAACAAGTTTGGCTTAGCTGTTGTGTACTaccaaaattataataattacttTTTCGTTGTTTAAGCGTACAAACGTACACATGTAGATGTTCgatattgtttttaaaggtaggacaagcaaaaaaaaagaaattaaaaaataaaacccatgGAACACAGAATAGGAAAACTAGAAGTAAAAGCGCGAGAAATGGACTTTGAGTTTACATACTATTACATTACATCTGCAGAACTGACATTAGCTCTTCAAATGTGTCACTTAATGTTACAGGTGTGTTACAGACCAAAATAACTTGATACTAATTCGAGGGAGATGTTTGTGTTGTGATTACAGGATTTAGTTTTTACTTCTCATTATTATTATTGCACTCTCTCAAATAAATGTCGTTTAAAAATTTCCAATTGAAACATGCTTTCAACAAAGCTATTTGTTTGGTCTAAAACAACTATtacctttaaatatgtaatgGATTTAGAAAAAATAGTCGGTAGaagtttttttgtttggttgtAAGCGGTTATCGTATACGCTAACGCTTTTTGTCATGCAACCAATGCTTTAACGCAACCAGATTTGTAGAGTGaatatactatatatactatCAAAGACTTGATTTTAATGTACCGCCCTATTCACGGCAAATTTGTACTTTTAAGGAAAGATATAATATCAAGTAATGATTTTCACCTGGTCGTAGAAATTTCTGTggtcaaaatttcaaataattaaatgtcGAATATCAATGACTGACATTTAACTAGACATATACAAactgaaaaaattgtaaatcttCGCgaagtttttatcaattttaaacatttcttatatatttttgttagttttatattttgatatgaaacaaaataatttccAATAATGTCTGTATGTCTCTTTgtattataaagcgtaaatctTCAAATAACTATACCTTTGAAGGTTTAAATGTAATTCTAAGTTTGTTTATTTAagttaaataattatacatgtatataaaataaaaaattatttgttcctTCAAAAAATCgagacttaaaaaaaatgatacataaaAATAGCTTATATTTAATGGAAGAGAtgacatgaaatatatttttcatctgttTGTCTCTTCTAATGACCTCTTTGGAAGTAATAGGACTTCAAATGTCAATcgaattattcaattttttttctggacGTTTAAACGATGGGAAATAGGACAAACCTTTGAAATAGCAGGATATTTCATGCATTTATATGtaatgaatgtatttaaattgaatatgtaatgtaatattaaaaccCATCAATCCgtgattttgaaatatgttagaaatttaataatttttgtagcATTGAAATGTAAAAGCTAATTTAAAATGcgttttttcattatcatagaACTGAAAATCACGAAAGacatttgtatttacatgtaaataagtacaaaatataagtaaaatttatatttttaatgaagtaTGCCattttaaactgaaatttaaTCGGTCGTCTGTTATAAACACTGTTTTATTCTAACAAAAACTAAGTTTCCCCCCACTGAAACAAACatgatttattatgaaaaaacttgTGCAGCTGTCATTTTTCTTCCTCATATCAGTTTATCCTAATTTATAACAATTAGCATAGTGCAGTATCCATGACAACAGATCAATACTAGAAGAGATTCAtttattccaaatatttaaGAAGAACTCCATAATAATGGAccaaatcaaaatcaatgtatCAAATTGgtcataattttatcatttactaTTTATAAGATGTACTCAGCGAATCAAGAATACAATACATGCATTGTTAGCTTTTTTTCTTCGCTTAAGGTTAGACATATCAGACACACCGATTTCAGGAGTAATATATTTGATTGAATTGTAGAGGAATCTCTGCGTAGTTATGGAAATTGTCAACAGATGCCAAGAACCGTAGGAAATGTGTACCGTCGTTATTTTGACATGGTAATTCTGACTTTAGAGAACGTATTTTAAATATCCCgattataattaaaacatatactTATTTAGTTAGCAAAGAACTTGACAAACAGAATGTAGGAATTTAACACCTTGACGTTTGACTTCAATATCAAAATGGGTTTTCCTGAGGTCATATTGTGTATAGATCTAACAAAAGACCAACAGGcattaacggtcacctgagtactatagcccatacacaaacttgtggaggagtctcatatatgcatttaattaagtttctTTCTGGGtgagaaaaattataatattgtaatgacgaccaccttcTTGTCTGAAATCTTTCGAAAAGGACTATaagaaacctataattttagtgaaaaaaatcAGATCATAATAGAGTGCATTACCTGAATTTGAAAAGGTACAAGGCTCTGATAGAAAATAGTTTTCCCacatttgttaactttcaagatGCATTGtaggttttatgtgtatatgCTTTCATAGAAAAACTATAAAAAGATGGctagtatacatgttttatttaaaacaacctcCCATCCCCAATGCCCAGGAGCAGACAGAAACTCTCCCGTGGgcattcaaacaaaaaataatcagcTTAACAACATTTGATATATTATGTGTTATATTTAACCGATATTGCCCTACTATCATCATGTTATTTATACgtaaatcattttacatatacTGTTTTTCAGTGATTTTGGTTAGCTAATTACTACTTTACTATTAATGAGTCTATtggtttaatatttaaaatgcctcaaaaactgttttttttcCAATGATAAAAATACAGAAGATAACGTTTGAACATTCTATGCATTACATTGTAAcactatacatccattttggccctgccctagagtcaaaacccttACTCCAGGGGAcgtgaaatttacaattttagtagaggacagtttttcttacagatgtgtgagagtaGCGAAgactttaaaacattatttgcattaacattattatagcattaaatgatttatttttgacgtcgtcgtgtcaataactgccgtcagttgagcagacaaattgaatgacgcgcgttagcgcgttatgataatttgtctgctcaactgacggcagttattgacacgacgacgtcaaaaataaatcattcaatgcttatatttacattcccgtgttaatgaaatcaattatttaattaaataaatcggTATGAATTACAGACCACAgagggagtaaattagtaacagccAGAACAGCTGATTTCTTAAACCGGTTTAATCTGGTTATCACAAAGACTGTTGAGATAAGCttaaaaatataatccatgaaaaataactcttgaaaatTTGCTTTAAACAATAGATTCAACTTTATTGCTGAATAATTTTAAACCACTGTGTTAAACATGtatgaaatttaattataaactgaTTAAATAGAAACATTAACAATAAATAGTAAATAGCACGGCGTAGTTAAATTCGGTAGAGGCGGTGATGTGGTCACGTGGCGGCCTTTCCTCAGTTGAAGTGAAACGTGCAGTCCTTGAAGATGGAACGAGTAGGACAGAATCCGACTGAAGGATTTACTTCATTTTTGTGGACTGAAGTTGTTGAAGAAATAAGGTTAGTAACTGTTGAAACCCCAGTCTCGGATACAGTACGTAAGGCTGAAACATCCATTGTTGACATGGTTGATGTCGACTCCACATGTTTTCTACCAGCCGCCATTGTTGACAAAGTACTGCTCATTGTTTTCTTTTGGTTAGACGACATCGATCTGTTGTAAGACTTCAATGAGCTTTCGCTTTTATGATTTGACATAAACATGATGTGTCTACTTTCGTATCCAAGGTCGCTAAGATAGGTAATTGCTGTTGCTCTAAGGCAATGGGGGGTATAGTTAGTTTCGACACTTGCAGCTttgcatatttcatttaagaacTTGCTAAAGGTACGTTTAGAAAGCGGTTTTGCTGCATACCACTTGTCTGTTTCCGGGGTTGCTTCCTTGtaatattgattgaaaagaGAAGTTGcacttttttctgttttttcaaTTAGGAGTTTGAGTAGTTTTACTGGGCAGCAGGTACTTTGAGGAGATGCATACATTCTCTTCTCAGTGTGTCCTTCAACAGCTCTTGCTGCTAGTGCAATACCCCCTTGATGGGTTTTCGGTTGAGTTTCATGATTTAGGGTGACAAACTCTCCAGTTTCATCCTCATTGAACTCAAAACTGTCCATTTTCAGTTGGTGGTGAAACTCCATGCCACGCGTGACAAAATGGATGGAGATGAGATACCACACAGCCTGTCGAAGTATTACTGGTGATGTAGTTGCTTTTTCAAGGTAAGTAGAAATTTTACTTAGGTCATGGGGCTCTATAACTTTTTTATGGGTAACTGGTTGAGACAATCCGAGTCGTGTTCTCTCTTTAAATAAGCCATCGAGAACTCCATTGgcaattttaaattctttgtcTCTGATTATGTCTATTTCTCTTTTGTTATCAGTTAGAAATCTGTTAATAGCACATCTGATGTTGATGAGAGAACTTTTGTGATAAAGTTGGTCTTTGCCATTATTTTCAGCGTTAGTTTTAGGTCTTACAGCAATGTAGAAGTGTGACAACCTTTCGGCAAGTGTGTTTGCATCTACAGATATCATATCCAAATTTTCACCATAAGTTTCCATATTCCAGTCTGAATAAAGTAAGAAAGGTACTTGTGAACAAAAAGGCATGTGTGTAACATTTTTGGTCATGTGTTTGATTgctgtattttaaaaagcaacaaaacttagccttgaatgaatttttacaccTATTGCCACTAACTACCAACAAGTTGTAccttgaaaaattttcattcctTTTCGTAGATTCAGCTTGTCTTGATGCAAACAGTCTGTCTATGTCAGTACTTGTTGAGGGTTTAAACCGCTTTGAAGGCGGGctctaaaatatgaattttaggGGCAAGTTTATGGTTTGTTATTATAGCAGTtgttaaatttttgcaaaaaagaatatgtatttattatttattttatttttattgtatgtaTTTAGACAAACCTTTTGGTGATCATCAATTTTTCCATCTGGATGGAGAGACTGCTCATTGGCATGGGTACATGTATCTACCTCAACCTTATTTATGGTTCCCCAATCTATTGTTTTGAAGATTTCATCATCTTCATCTGTCAGGAAATTTAGTATATCCATGTCCTCAAAGTTGAGGTCAAAATTAGCCATTTATCTTACATATAATAGGACAACAGTGCAAACTATGCAGATAATTGTTTACTGAAGCAgaagatattttttcattcggaactcctCTGAGTTCACCATTCATGAATACAGAaagaacaagatatctgtgagccaatgctcactagtgatacccccgctctgatgtgaatatgcaaaataagcaatgTCGACATtaaacagaaagctggcatccgattggtacagaaatatatcccacaatatggcatgcctaaacaaatagtgtgttaaaatttctagcatctgcgataaatagctgctgagaaatctttgaggaaaatttgtttgaaaattttggctaaaaaaaacaaagtcattatttaacgaaagttgacgtccgattgatacaaaaatatatcccacaatatggcatgccaaaacaaatagtgtgttaaaatttcaagcatctgcgatatttagctgctgagaaatctttgacgaaaatttgtttgaaaattttggctaaaaataaacgaagtcgtcgtttaacaggaagttgacatccgattgatacaaaaatatatcccacaatatggcatgcctaaacaaataatgtgttaaaatttcaagcatctgcgataaatagttgctgagaattctttgacagaaatttgtttgaaaattttggcaaaaaataaacaaagtcgtcatttgacaggaagttgacgtctgattggtacaaaaatatatcccacgatatggcatgcctatacaaatactgtgtaaaaatttcaagcatctgcgataaacagttgctgagaaatctttgacggaaatttgtttgaaaatttttgctaaaaataaacaaagtcgtcatttaacagggagttgacgtttgattggtacaaaaatatatcccatgatatggcatgcctatacaaatactgtgtaaaaatttcaagcatctgcgataaacagttgctgagtaatctttgacgaaaatttgtttgaaaattttggttaaaaaataagcaaagtcgtcatttaacaggaagttgacgtcttattggtacaaaaatatatcccacgatatggcatgccttaacaaacactgtgttaaaatttcaagcatctgcgataaatagttgctgagataaatgcgacagaaatttttgttacggacggacagacagacggacggacagacagacagacacacaagggtaaaacagtataccccctctcctttggagcgggggtataataagaGATCAATGTTTTGGGAACTATTTATGTAaataacatgtaaattcatacgcagtgaataggtgttgcatttagaggcatttaaacatcacagaat
The nucleotide sequence above comes from Magallana gigas chromosome 2, xbMagGiga1.1, whole genome shotgun sequence. Encoded proteins:
- the LOC136272913 gene encoding uncharacterized protein, translated to MISVDANTLAERLSHFYIAVRPKTNAENNGKDQLYHKSSLINIRCAINRFLTDNKREIDIIRDKEFKIANGVLDGLFKERTRLGLSQPVTHKKVIEPHDLSKISTYLEKATTSPVILRQAVWYLISIHFVTRGMEFHHQLKMDSFEFNEDETGEFVTLNHETQPKTHQGGIALAARAVEGHTEKRMYASPQSTCCPVKLLKLLIEKTEKSATSLFNQYYKEATPETDKWYAAKPLSKRTFSKFLNEICKAASVETNYTPHCLRATAITYLSDLGYESRHIMFMSNHKSESSLKSYNRSMSSNQKKTMSSTLSTMAAGRKHVESTSTMSTMDVSALRTVSETGVSTVTNLISSTTSVHKNEVNPSVGFCPTRSIFKDCTFHFN